The following are from one region of the Capsicum annuum cultivar UCD-10X-F1 chromosome 1, UCD10Xv1.1, whole genome shotgun sequence genome:
- the LOC107875564 gene encoding uncharacterized protein LOC107875564 isoform X6: MSSIAGDYCDYNMGDYDCSEGFYGYEVEGDCEGYENSHDQHLGRFEGLGFRGENEGNDVPSAYSEFGDDVGPRDGSYDEVGACEESYTSHSEPTFGVRYNPFIRKAYESYDESTRVECERSYSSPCSTYYQGQHSVIGYTSYSRGCPMRRRGQASPKPTGTRVPYNVDPRRSVHSGKVTICGIPGYLMVLNDRYYGNYILPSMVDYLGLFREPLLVPYYLGEFKVTERVKVVFSQFDYLEEVWCDVFSLTYDHMSLGADWFARHQVPNVQNWPNVVRDQWGNRLITYLLPKPQREMLTYSNLIYDEREKIARSKGVQGDNPRVEKGEDMWSEVRGLAPNRANIGCPSISKDICVGTYQHGKRRRTMPKGSCCSSLWRTFTSRQGRV; encoded by the coding sequence atgtcttcgatagccggggattattgtgactacaacatgggagactatgattgtagtgaggggttttatggctacgaagttgagggagattgtgagggctatgaaaatagccatgatcaacacttgggcagatttgagggtCTCGGGTTTAGGGGAGAAAATGAGGGGAATGATGTGCCTAGTGCTTATagtgaatttggagatgatgtaggacctcgtgatggttcttatgatgaagttggggcatgtgaggagtcttatacTTCCCACTCTGAACCTacatttggtgttaggtataaccctttcattcgtaaagcttatgagagctatgatgagagtacgcGTGTGGAGTGTGAAAgatcatattcttcaccttgtagtacttaTTATCAAGGTCAACATAGTGTGattggttatactagctatagtagaggttgtcccatgagaagaagagggCAAGCATCTCCAAAACCGACGGGTACTcgtgtgccttacaatgttgatccaaggaggagtgtacactccggaaaggtgactatttgtgggataccgggctaCCTTATGGTGTTGAATGATAGGTATTATGGAAACTACATTCTTCcgtccatggttgactacttggggttatttcgagagcctttacttgttccatactacTTGGGCGAgttcaaggttaccgagagggtaaaagttgtcttctcccaatttgattaccttgaggaggtgtggtgcgatgTTTTTTCCTTAACCTACGATCATATGAGcttgggtgccgattggtttgcacgacatcaagttcctaacgtgcaaaattggcctaatgttgtaagagaccaatggggaAATCGCCTCATAACGTACTTGCTACCCAAACCGCAAAGAGAAATGCTTACCTACTCCAATCTGATTTATGATGAGAGAGAAAAGATTGcgaggagtaagggagtgcaaggtgataatccgagagtggaaaagGGAGAGGAtatgtggagcgaagtgaggggattggcaccaaaccgtgctaacattggttgtccttccatttctaaggacatttgtgtaggtacgtaccaacatggcaagcgaaggcgaacaatgccaaaaggaagttgctgctcaagcttgtggaggaccttcacctcACGGCAAGGAAGAGTCTAG
- the LOC107875564 gene encoding D-cysteine desulfhydrase 2, mitochondrial isoform X4, whose translation MIAWSPEEDMKKQIHKVISNQDVIWAIKKETLKSNLPKEEHVSRFLKRKWALRTPDTKINQIMISKDDLLQGGENLGNLSFLNNPQPSIGDYVMKNNRQEPSFYVVRDDLLHPLVNGNKARKLDALLPILEDSSVTDVVTCGGCQSAHAAAVAVSCAERGLKSHLLLRGEQPATLTGYNLISTLYGNVSYVPRSLYARREEMLLKHARLVARDSGFVFSLADLEASLSSHGCGEHSSHVDSLTKRSKKVAIINEGAGDAAALLGILRLVEYLSQDHLFGKDQQLKIIIDAGTGTTAIGFGIGAVCLGLPWEVTAVILADTIDGYQKKEETLISEFRRCFTLQCSEQTLTGSEPGLVHWVERRSPRKFGNILKGEVEICQKIAQETGILIDPVYTLAAWELASQLGQEECAKVVMLHTGGTLGMFGLAQRYKSYFEMLKDEYCS comes from the exons atgatagcttggagcCCGGAGGAAGACATGAAGAAACAAATACACAAGGTCATAAGCAATCAAGATGTCATTTGGGCAATTAAGAAG GAAACGTTGAAATCCAATTTGCCTAAGGAGGAGCATGTGTCCAGATTTCTTAAGAGAAAATGGGCATTGAGAACCCCAGATaccaaaattaatcaaataatgaTATCAAAAGATGATCTTCTACAAGGAGGTGAAAATCTTGGGAATCTTTCCTTTCTGAATAATCCACAACCTTCTATTGgtgattacgtgatgaaaaacaACCGACAGGAACCTTCGTTTTATGTTGTAAGAGATGATTTATTGCATCCTTTGGTGAATGGTAATAAAGCGAGGAAACTGGACGCACTACTCCCTATCTTGGAAGATAGTTCTGTGACAGATGTT GTCACATGTGGAGGTTGCCAAAGTGCGCATGCTGCGGCTGTTG CTGTGTCATGTGCTGAAAGGGGATTGAAGTCACATTTACTTCTCCGAGGAGAACAGCCAGCAACCTTGACGGGTTACAATCTAATTTCAACATTATATGGAAATGTCAGTTATGTTCCGAGATCTCTATATGCTAGGAGGGAGGAGATGCTCTTAAAACATGCACGTCTTGTTGCAAGAGATAGTGGCTTTGTTTTCTCACTTGCTGATTTAGAGGCGTCTTTATCCTCTCATGGGTGCGGTGAACACTCTTCACACGTGGATTCTCTGACAAAAAGGAGTAAGAAGGTAGCTATTATTAATGAAGGGGCTGGAGATGCTGCAGCATTGCTAG GTATTTTGCGCCTTGTAGAGTACTTATCTCAAGACCATCTATTTGGGAAAGATCAGCAGTTAAAAATTATTATAGATGCTGGAACAGGAACAACTGCTATTGGTTTTGGAATTGGAGCAGTGTGCTTAGG GCTCCCATGGGAGGTCACTGCCGTTATTCTGGCTGACACCATTGATGGATACCAGAAAAAGGAGGAAACTTTAATTTCTGAATTCCGCAGATGCTTTACTCTTCAATGCAGTGAGCAAACGCTGACAGGATCAGAACCTGGACTTGTGCACTGGGTCGAACGCAGGTCCCCGAGAAA ATTTGGCAATATACTGAAGGGGGAAGTTGAAATATGTCAAAAGATTGCTCAAGAGACCGGTATTCTTATCGATCCAGTTTACACTTTGGCTGCTTGGGAGCTAGCAAGTCAACTTGGTCAGGAGGAATGTGCAAAAGTGGTGATGCTGCACACAGGAGGTACACTCGGTATGTTTGGGCTGGCTCAGCGTTACAAATCTTACTTCGAAATGTTGAAAGATGAATATTGCAGCTAA
- the LOC107875564 gene encoding D-cysteine desulfhydrase 2, mitochondrial isoform X10 produces MIFYKEVTCGGCQSAHAAAVAVSCAERGLKSHLLLRGEQPATLTGYNLISTLYGNVSYVPRSLYARREEMLLKHARLVARDSGFVFSLADLEASLSSHGCGEHSSHVDSLTKRSKKVAIINEGAGDAAALLGILRLVEYLSQDHLFGKDQQLKIIIDAGTGTTAIGFGIGAVCLGLPWEVTAVILADTIDGYQKKEETLISEFRRCFTLQCSEQTLTGSEPGLVHWVERRSPRKFGNILKGEVEICQKIAQETGILIDPVYTLAAWELASQLGQEECAKVVMLHTGGTLGMFGLAQRYKSYFEMLKDEYCS; encoded by the exons ATGATCTTCTACAAGGAG GTCACATGTGGAGGTTGCCAAAGTGCGCATGCTGCGGCTGTTG CTGTGTCATGTGCTGAAAGGGGATTGAAGTCACATTTACTTCTCCGAGGAGAACAGCCAGCAACCTTGACGGGTTACAATCTAATTTCAACATTATATGGAAATGTCAGTTATGTTCCGAGATCTCTATATGCTAGGAGGGAGGAGATGCTCTTAAAACATGCACGTCTTGTTGCAAGAGATAGTGGCTTTGTTTTCTCACTTGCTGATTTAGAGGCGTCTTTATCCTCTCATGGGTGCGGTGAACACTCTTCACACGTGGATTCTCTGACAAAAAGGAGTAAGAAGGTAGCTATTATTAATGAAGGGGCTGGAGATGCTGCAGCATTGCTAG GTATTTTGCGCCTTGTAGAGTACTTATCTCAAGACCATCTATTTGGGAAAGATCAGCAGTTAAAAATTATTATAGATGCTGGAACAGGAACAACTGCTATTGGTTTTGGAATTGGAGCAGTGTGCTTAGG GCTCCCATGGGAGGTCACTGCCGTTATTCTGGCTGACACCATTGATGGATACCAGAAAAAGGAGGAAACTTTAATTTCTGAATTCCGCAGATGCTTTACTCTTCAATGCAGTGAGCAAACGCTGACAGGATCAGAACCTGGACTTGTGCACTGGGTCGAACGCAGGTCCCCGAGAAA ATTTGGCAATATACTGAAGGGGGAAGTTGAAATATGTCAAAAGATTGCTCAAGAGACCGGTATTCTTATCGATCCAGTTTACACTTTGGCTGCTTGGGAGCTAGCAAGTCAACTTGGTCAGGAGGAATGTGCAAAAGTGGTGATGCTGCACACAGGAGGTACACTCGGTATGTTTGGGCTGGCTCAGCGTTACAAATCTTACTTCGAAATGTTGAAAGATGAATATTGCAGCTAA
- the LOC107875564 gene encoding D-cysteine desulfhydrase 2, mitochondrial isoform X5, with the protein MLNCTKFQLQQPRNGMILSSTFRFHCGSSPKGLKETLKSNLPKEEHVSRFLKRKWALRTPDTKINQIMISKDDLLQGGENLGNLSFLNNPQPSIGDYVMKNNRQEPSFYVVRDDLLHPLVNGNKARKLDALLPILEDSSVTDVVTCGGCQSAHAAAVAVSCAERGLKSHLLLRGEQPATLTGYNLISTLYGNVSYVPRSLYARREEMLLKHARLVARDSGFVFSLADLEASLSSHGCGEHSSHVDSLTKRSKKVAIINEGAGDAAALLEYLSQDHLFGKDQQLKIIIDAGTGTTAIGFGIGAVCLGLPWEVTAVILADTIDGYQKKEETLISEFRRCFTLQCSEQTLTGSEPGLVHWVERRSPRKFGNILKGEVEICQKIAQETGILIDPVYTLAAWELASQLGQEECAKVVMLHTGGTLGMFGLAQRYKSYFEMLKDEYCS; encoded by the exons ATGTTGAATTGCACAAAGTTTCAATTGCAGCAACcaagaaatgggatgattttATCTTCTACATTCAGATTTCATTGTGGGTCATCTCCAAAAGGTCTCAAG GAAACGTTGAAATCCAATTTGCCTAAGGAGGAGCATGTGTCCAGATTTCTTAAGAGAAAATGGGCATTGAGAACCCCAGATaccaaaattaatcaaataatgaTATCAAAAGATGATCTTCTACAAGGAGGTGAAAATCTTGGGAATCTTTCCTTTCTGAATAATCCACAACCTTCTATTGgtgattacgtgatgaaaaacaACCGACAGGAACCTTCGTTTTATGTTGTAAGAGATGATTTATTGCATCCTTTGGTGAATGGTAATAAAGCGAGGAAACTGGACGCACTACTCCCTATCTTGGAAGATAGTTCTGTGACAGATGTT GTCACATGTGGAGGTTGCCAAAGTGCGCATGCTGCGGCTGTTG CTGTGTCATGTGCTGAAAGGGGATTGAAGTCACATTTACTTCTCCGAGGAGAACAGCCAGCAACCTTGACGGGTTACAATCTAATTTCAACATTATATGGAAATGTCAGTTATGTTCCGAGATCTCTATATGCTAGGAGGGAGGAGATGCTCTTAAAACATGCACGTCTTGTTGCAAGAGATAGTGGCTTTGTTTTCTCACTTGCTGATTTAGAGGCGTCTTTATCCTCTCATGGGTGCGGTGAACACTCTTCACACGTGGATTCTCTGACAAAAAGGAGTAAGAAGGTAGCTATTATTAATGAAGGGGCTGGAGATGCTGCAGCATTGCTAG AGTACTTATCTCAAGACCATCTATTTGGGAAAGATCAGCAGTTAAAAATTATTATAGATGCTGGAACAGGAACAACTGCTATTGGTTTTGGAATTGGAGCAGTGTGCTTAGG GCTCCCATGGGAGGTCACTGCCGTTATTCTGGCTGACACCATTGATGGATACCAGAAAAAGGAGGAAACTTTAATTTCTGAATTCCGCAGATGCTTTACTCTTCAATGCAGTGAGCAAACGCTGACAGGATCAGAACCTGGACTTGTGCACTGGGTCGAACGCAGGTCCCCGAGAAA ATTTGGCAATATACTGAAGGGGGAAGTTGAAATATGTCAAAAGATTGCTCAAGAGACCGGTATTCTTATCGATCCAGTTTACACTTTGGCTGCTTGGGAGCTAGCAAGTCAACTTGGTCAGGAGGAATGTGCAAAAGTGGTGATGCTGCACACAGGAGGTACACTCGGTATGTTTGGGCTGGCTCAGCGTTACAAATCTTACTTCGAAATGTTGAAAGATGAATATTGCAGCTAA
- the LOC107875564 gene encoding D-cysteine desulfhydrase 2, mitochondrial isoform X2, whose translation MLNCTKFQLQQPRNGMILSSTFRFHCGSSPKASSDTSTVSLKHVRRGFHIWMIAWSPEEDMKKQIHKVISNQDVIWAIKKETLKSNLPKEEHVSRFLKRKWALRTPDTKINQIMISKDDLLQGGENLGNLSFLNNPQPSIGDYVMKNNRQEPSFYVVRDDLLHPLVNGNKARKLDALLPILEDSSVTDVVTCGGCQSAHAAAVAVSCAERGLKSHLLLRGEQPATLTGYNLISTLYGNVSYVPRSLYARREEMLLKHARLVARDSGFVFSLADLEASLSSHGCGEHSSHVDSLTKRSKKVAIINEGAGDAAALLEYLSQDHLFGKDQQLKIIIDAGTGTTAIGFGIGAVCLGLPWEVTAVILADTIDGYQKKEETLISEFRRCFTLQCSEQTLTGSEPGLVHWVERRSPRKFGNILKGEVEICQKIAQETGILIDPVYTLAAWELASQLGQEECAKVVMLHTGGTLGMFGLAQRYKSYFEMLKDEYCS comes from the exons ATGTTGAATTGCACAAAGTTTCAATTGCAGCAACcaagaaatgggatgattttATCTTCTACATTCAGATTTCATTGTGGGTCATCTCCAAAAG CTTCTAGTGATACGAGCACGGTTAGCTTGAAGCACGTTAGGAGGGGCTTCCATAtatggatgatagcttggagcCCGGAGGAAGACATGAAGAAACAAATACACAAGGTCATAAGCAATCAAGATGTCATTTGGGCAATTAAGAAG GAAACGTTGAAATCCAATTTGCCTAAGGAGGAGCATGTGTCCAGATTTCTTAAGAGAAAATGGGCATTGAGAACCCCAGATaccaaaattaatcaaataatgaTATCAAAAGATGATCTTCTACAAGGAGGTGAAAATCTTGGGAATCTTTCCTTTCTGAATAATCCACAACCTTCTATTGgtgattacgtgatgaaaaacaACCGACAGGAACCTTCGTTTTATGTTGTAAGAGATGATTTATTGCATCCTTTGGTGAATGGTAATAAAGCGAGGAAACTGGACGCACTACTCCCTATCTTGGAAGATAGTTCTGTGACAGATGTT GTCACATGTGGAGGTTGCCAAAGTGCGCATGCTGCGGCTGTTG CTGTGTCATGTGCTGAAAGGGGATTGAAGTCACATTTACTTCTCCGAGGAGAACAGCCAGCAACCTTGACGGGTTACAATCTAATTTCAACATTATATGGAAATGTCAGTTATGTTCCGAGATCTCTATATGCTAGGAGGGAGGAGATGCTCTTAAAACATGCACGTCTTGTTGCAAGAGATAGTGGCTTTGTTTTCTCACTTGCTGATTTAGAGGCGTCTTTATCCTCTCATGGGTGCGGTGAACACTCTTCACACGTGGATTCTCTGACAAAAAGGAGTAAGAAGGTAGCTATTATTAATGAAGGGGCTGGAGATGCTGCAGCATTGCTAG AGTACTTATCTCAAGACCATCTATTTGGGAAAGATCAGCAGTTAAAAATTATTATAGATGCTGGAACAGGAACAACTGCTATTGGTTTTGGAATTGGAGCAGTGTGCTTAGG GCTCCCATGGGAGGTCACTGCCGTTATTCTGGCTGACACCATTGATGGATACCAGAAAAAGGAGGAAACTTTAATTTCTGAATTCCGCAGATGCTTTACTCTTCAATGCAGTGAGCAAACGCTGACAGGATCAGAACCTGGACTTGTGCACTGGGTCGAACGCAGGTCCCCGAGAAA ATTTGGCAATATACTGAAGGGGGAAGTTGAAATATGTCAAAAGATTGCTCAAGAGACCGGTATTCTTATCGATCCAGTTTACACTTTGGCTGCTTGGGAGCTAGCAAGTCAACTTGGTCAGGAGGAATGTGCAAAAGTGGTGATGCTGCACACAGGAGGTACACTCGGTATGTTTGGGCTGGCTCAGCGTTACAAATCTTACTTCGAAATGTTGAAAGATGAATATTGCAGCTAA
- the LOC107875564 gene encoding D-cysteine desulfhydrase 2, mitochondrial isoform X1 — MLNCTKFQLQQPRNGMILSSTFRFHCGSSPKASSDTSTVSLKHVRRGFHIWMIAWSPEEDMKKQIHKVISNQDVIWAIKKETLKSNLPKEEHVSRFLKRKWALRTPDTKINQIMISKDDLLQGGENLGNLSFLNNPQPSIGDYVMKNNRQEPSFYVVRDDLLHPLVNGNKARKLDALLPILEDSSVTDVVTCGGCQSAHAAAVAVSCAERGLKSHLLLRGEQPATLTGYNLISTLYGNVSYVPRSLYARREEMLLKHARLVARDSGFVFSLADLEASLSSHGCGEHSSHVDSLTKRSKKVAIINEGAGDAAALLGILRLVEYLSQDHLFGKDQQLKIIIDAGTGTTAIGFGIGAVCLGLPWEVTAVILADTIDGYQKKEETLISEFRRCFTLQCSEQTLTGSEPGLVHWVERRSPRKFGNILKGEVEICQKIAQETGILIDPVYTLAAWELASQLGQEECAKVVMLHTGGTLGMFGLAQRYKSYFEMLKDEYCS, encoded by the exons ATGTTGAATTGCACAAAGTTTCAATTGCAGCAACcaagaaatgggatgattttATCTTCTACATTCAGATTTCATTGTGGGTCATCTCCAAAAG CTTCTAGTGATACGAGCACGGTTAGCTTGAAGCACGTTAGGAGGGGCTTCCATAtatggatgatagcttggagcCCGGAGGAAGACATGAAGAAACAAATACACAAGGTCATAAGCAATCAAGATGTCATTTGGGCAATTAAGAAG GAAACGTTGAAATCCAATTTGCCTAAGGAGGAGCATGTGTCCAGATTTCTTAAGAGAAAATGGGCATTGAGAACCCCAGATaccaaaattaatcaaataatgaTATCAAAAGATGATCTTCTACAAGGAGGTGAAAATCTTGGGAATCTTTCCTTTCTGAATAATCCACAACCTTCTATTGgtgattacgtgatgaaaaacaACCGACAGGAACCTTCGTTTTATGTTGTAAGAGATGATTTATTGCATCCTTTGGTGAATGGTAATAAAGCGAGGAAACTGGACGCACTACTCCCTATCTTGGAAGATAGTTCTGTGACAGATGTT GTCACATGTGGAGGTTGCCAAAGTGCGCATGCTGCGGCTGTTG CTGTGTCATGTGCTGAAAGGGGATTGAAGTCACATTTACTTCTCCGAGGAGAACAGCCAGCAACCTTGACGGGTTACAATCTAATTTCAACATTATATGGAAATGTCAGTTATGTTCCGAGATCTCTATATGCTAGGAGGGAGGAGATGCTCTTAAAACATGCACGTCTTGTTGCAAGAGATAGTGGCTTTGTTTTCTCACTTGCTGATTTAGAGGCGTCTTTATCCTCTCATGGGTGCGGTGAACACTCTTCACACGTGGATTCTCTGACAAAAAGGAGTAAGAAGGTAGCTATTATTAATGAAGGGGCTGGAGATGCTGCAGCATTGCTAG GTATTTTGCGCCTTGTAGAGTACTTATCTCAAGACCATCTATTTGGGAAAGATCAGCAGTTAAAAATTATTATAGATGCTGGAACAGGAACAACTGCTATTGGTTTTGGAATTGGAGCAGTGTGCTTAGG GCTCCCATGGGAGGTCACTGCCGTTATTCTGGCTGACACCATTGATGGATACCAGAAAAAGGAGGAAACTTTAATTTCTGAATTCCGCAGATGCTTTACTCTTCAATGCAGTGAGCAAACGCTGACAGGATCAGAACCTGGACTTGTGCACTGGGTCGAACGCAGGTCCCCGAGAAA ATTTGGCAATATACTGAAGGGGGAAGTTGAAATATGTCAAAAGATTGCTCAAGAGACCGGTATTCTTATCGATCCAGTTTACACTTTGGCTGCTTGGGAGCTAGCAAGTCAACTTGGTCAGGAGGAATGTGCAAAAGTGGTGATGCTGCACACAGGAGGTACACTCGGTATGTTTGGGCTGGCTCAGCGTTACAAATCTTACTTCGAAATGTTGAAAGATGAATATTGCAGCTAA
- the LOC107875564 gene encoding D-cysteine desulfhydrase 2, mitochondrial isoform X7 — MISKDDLLQGGENLGNLSFLNNPQPSIGDYVMKNNRQEPSFYVVRDDLLHPLVNGNKARKLDALLPILEDSSVTDVVTCGGCQSAHAAAVAVSCAERGLKSHLLLRGEQPATLTGYNLISTLYGNVSYVPRSLYARREEMLLKHARLVARDSGFVFSLADLEASLSSHGCGEHSSHVDSLTKRSKKVAIINEGAGDAAALLGILRLVEYLSQDHLFGKDQQLKIIIDAGTGTTAIGFGIGAVCLGLPWEVTAVILADTIDGYQKKEETLISEFRRCFTLQCSEQTLTGSEPGLVHWVERRSPRKFGNILKGEVEICQKIAQETGILIDPVYTLAAWELASQLGQEECAKVVMLHTGGTLGMFGLAQRYKSYFEMLKDEYCS, encoded by the exons atgaTATCAAAAGATGATCTTCTACAAGGAGGTGAAAATCTTGGGAATCTTTCCTTTCTGAATAATCCACAACCTTCTATTGgtgattacgtgatgaaaaacaACCGACAGGAACCTTCGTTTTATGTTGTAAGAGATGATTTATTGCATCCTTTGGTGAATGGTAATAAAGCGAGGAAACTGGACGCACTACTCCCTATCTTGGAAGATAGTTCTGTGACAGATGTT GTCACATGTGGAGGTTGCCAAAGTGCGCATGCTGCGGCTGTTG CTGTGTCATGTGCTGAAAGGGGATTGAAGTCACATTTACTTCTCCGAGGAGAACAGCCAGCAACCTTGACGGGTTACAATCTAATTTCAACATTATATGGAAATGTCAGTTATGTTCCGAGATCTCTATATGCTAGGAGGGAGGAGATGCTCTTAAAACATGCACGTCTTGTTGCAAGAGATAGTGGCTTTGTTTTCTCACTTGCTGATTTAGAGGCGTCTTTATCCTCTCATGGGTGCGGTGAACACTCTTCACACGTGGATTCTCTGACAAAAAGGAGTAAGAAGGTAGCTATTATTAATGAAGGGGCTGGAGATGCTGCAGCATTGCTAG GTATTTTGCGCCTTGTAGAGTACTTATCTCAAGACCATCTATTTGGGAAAGATCAGCAGTTAAAAATTATTATAGATGCTGGAACAGGAACAACTGCTATTGGTTTTGGAATTGGAGCAGTGTGCTTAGG GCTCCCATGGGAGGTCACTGCCGTTATTCTGGCTGACACCATTGATGGATACCAGAAAAAGGAGGAAACTTTAATTTCTGAATTCCGCAGATGCTTTACTCTTCAATGCAGTGAGCAAACGCTGACAGGATCAGAACCTGGACTTGTGCACTGGGTCGAACGCAGGTCCCCGAGAAA ATTTGGCAATATACTGAAGGGGGAAGTTGAAATATGTCAAAAGATTGCTCAAGAGACCGGTATTCTTATCGATCCAGTTTACACTTTGGCTGCTTGGGAGCTAGCAAGTCAACTTGGTCAGGAGGAATGTGCAAAAGTGGTGATGCTGCACACAGGAGGTACACTCGGTATGTTTGGGCTGGCTCAGCGTTACAAATCTTACTTCGAAATGTTGAAAGATGAATATTGCAGCTAA
- the LOC107875564 gene encoding D-cysteine desulfhydrase 2, mitochondrial isoform X3 — MLNCTKFQLQQPRNGMILSSTFRFHCGSSPKGLKETLKSNLPKEEHVSRFLKRKWALRTPDTKINQIMISKDDLLQGGENLGNLSFLNNPQPSIGDYVMKNNRQEPSFYVVRDDLLHPLVNGNKARKLDALLPILEDSSVTDVVTCGGCQSAHAAAVAVSCAERGLKSHLLLRGEQPATLTGYNLISTLYGNVSYVPRSLYARREEMLLKHARLVARDSGFVFSLADLEASLSSHGCGEHSSHVDSLTKRSKKVAIINEGAGDAAALLGILRLVEYLSQDHLFGKDQQLKIIIDAGTGTTAIGFGIGAVCLGLPWEVTAVILADTIDGYQKKEETLISEFRRCFTLQCSEQTLTGSEPGLVHWVERRSPRKFGNILKGEVEICQKIAQETGILIDPVYTLAAWELASQLGQEECAKVVMLHTGGTLGMFGLAQRYKSYFEMLKDEYCS, encoded by the exons ATGTTGAATTGCACAAAGTTTCAATTGCAGCAACcaagaaatgggatgattttATCTTCTACATTCAGATTTCATTGTGGGTCATCTCCAAAAGGTCTCAAG GAAACGTTGAAATCCAATTTGCCTAAGGAGGAGCATGTGTCCAGATTTCTTAAGAGAAAATGGGCATTGAGAACCCCAGATaccaaaattaatcaaataatgaTATCAAAAGATGATCTTCTACAAGGAGGTGAAAATCTTGGGAATCTTTCCTTTCTGAATAATCCACAACCTTCTATTGgtgattacgtgatgaaaaacaACCGACAGGAACCTTCGTTTTATGTTGTAAGAGATGATTTATTGCATCCTTTGGTGAATGGTAATAAAGCGAGGAAACTGGACGCACTACTCCCTATCTTGGAAGATAGTTCTGTGACAGATGTT GTCACATGTGGAGGTTGCCAAAGTGCGCATGCTGCGGCTGTTG CTGTGTCATGTGCTGAAAGGGGATTGAAGTCACATTTACTTCTCCGAGGAGAACAGCCAGCAACCTTGACGGGTTACAATCTAATTTCAACATTATATGGAAATGTCAGTTATGTTCCGAGATCTCTATATGCTAGGAGGGAGGAGATGCTCTTAAAACATGCACGTCTTGTTGCAAGAGATAGTGGCTTTGTTTTCTCACTTGCTGATTTAGAGGCGTCTTTATCCTCTCATGGGTGCGGTGAACACTCTTCACACGTGGATTCTCTGACAAAAAGGAGTAAGAAGGTAGCTATTATTAATGAAGGGGCTGGAGATGCTGCAGCATTGCTAG GTATTTTGCGCCTTGTAGAGTACTTATCTCAAGACCATCTATTTGGGAAAGATCAGCAGTTAAAAATTATTATAGATGCTGGAACAGGAACAACTGCTATTGGTTTTGGAATTGGAGCAGTGTGCTTAGG GCTCCCATGGGAGGTCACTGCCGTTATTCTGGCTGACACCATTGATGGATACCAGAAAAAGGAGGAAACTTTAATTTCTGAATTCCGCAGATGCTTTACTCTTCAATGCAGTGAGCAAACGCTGACAGGATCAGAACCTGGACTTGTGCACTGGGTCGAACGCAGGTCCCCGAGAAA ATTTGGCAATATACTGAAGGGGGAAGTTGAAATATGTCAAAAGATTGCTCAAGAGACCGGTATTCTTATCGATCCAGTTTACACTTTGGCTGCTTGGGAGCTAGCAAGTCAACTTGGTCAGGAGGAATGTGCAAAAGTGGTGATGCTGCACACAGGAGGTACACTCGGTATGTTTGGGCTGGCTCAGCGTTACAAATCTTACTTCGAAATGTTGAAAGATGAATATTGCAGCTAA